In the genome of Myroides phaeus, one region contains:
- a CDS encoding energy transducer TonB translates to MSKLNIFKKDWIDIVFEGRNKSYGAYQLRSENPKVTTVALFAGMAMFGLAIASPMLIAMAKGTFGIKEKKVIDQVIEVVDINLPPPIEELPPPPPVEETPPPPPPAESTKSVNDQKKFVEPEIAKKEEVKEEIAKQDDFKDADPGTKDQKGDKEKGDIKTGEKTGEADKGKGSGDGDGDSNEVFVAVQVRAEYPGGMAAFNKQFISRFRTPDIDSGVKRIQVIVQFIVEKDGSLTDIKVARDPGYGAGKEAVRVLKSMPKWKPAIQNNRTVRSQFTLPITIQVQ, encoded by the coding sequence ATGTCAAAATTAAATATCTTTAAAAAAGATTGGATTGATATTGTATTCGAAGGACGTAACAAATCTTACGGAGCTTATCAATTAAGATCTGAAAATCCAAAAGTTACTACAGTTGCTTTGTTTGCAGGTATGGCAATGTTTGGTTTAGCAATTGCTTCTCCAATGCTTATCGCAATGGCTAAGGGAACTTTCGGTATAAAAGAAAAAAAGGTGATTGATCAAGTAATCGAAGTGGTTGATATTAATTTACCACCACCGATTGAAGAGTTACCACCGCCACCACCAGTGGAAGAAACTCCACCGCCACCGCCACCAGCGGAATCAACTAAGTCGGTGAATGATCAAAAGAAGTTTGTTGAACCTGAGATTGCTAAGAAAGAAGAAGTAAAAGAAGAAATCGCTAAACAAGATGACTTCAAAGATGCTGACCCTGGTACAAAAGATCAAAAAGGAGACAAAGAAAAAGGAGACATTAAAACTGGTGAAAAAACTGGTGAAGCTGACAAAGGAAAAGGTTCTGGAGACGGAGATGGAGACTCAAATGAGGTTTTCGTAGCTGTACAAGTTAGAGCTGAGTACCCAGGAGGTATGGCTGCTTTTAATAAACAGTTTATTAGTAGATTTAGAACACCAGATATTGATTCTGGAGTTAAGAGAATCCAAGTTATTGTTCAGTTTATTGTGGAGAAAGACGGATCTTTAACAGATATCAAAGTAGCACGTGACCCAGGTTATGGAGCTGGTAAAGAAGCTGTGAGAGTCTTGAAGTCTATGCCTAAATGGAAGCCTGCAATTCAAAACAACAGAACAGTTCGTTCTCAATTTACATTACCAATTACTATCCAAGTACAATAG
- a CDS encoding PstS family phosphate ABC transporter substrate-binding protein, with protein MKKRGFRLLCSVALLSCVSVAFVQCKKKVDHVTKEEIDFSTLEETPVSGQTNILVDESIFPIVNDVNEIFMYEYDRIKINLLKHTEQEILNLLLNDSIRIAVLPRELDEKELELFKGRVTPKMTHFASDAIVFVTNKTYNDSVIDYNNVIKNLQSKSVDAEDKTILVFDNINSSVSSAFRKAASVTEFPKDYAYYLKDTDAVIEYVSKNKNAIGVIGLNWLVQPTVSTEKLLEGIKVLAVKNYEDGKYYKATQNNIAEGTYPLIRKDYVIDIQGKSGLGVGFASYIAGYKGQRIVLKSGLVPFKVPPRELNVRKEI; from the coding sequence ATGAAAAAAAGAGGTTTTAGATTATTATGCAGTGTTGCATTATTATCTTGTGTTAGCGTAGCTTTTGTACAATGTAAAAAAAAGGTTGATCATGTAACAAAAGAAGAAATAGATTTTAGTACATTAGAAGAAACACCGGTTTCAGGACAGACGAATATTTTAGTTGATGAGTCTATCTTCCCTATTGTTAATGATGTTAACGAGATTTTTATGTATGAGTATGATAGAATCAAGATTAATTTACTTAAACACACTGAACAGGAGATTTTAAATTTATTACTTAATGATTCTATTCGAATTGCTGTTTTGCCACGCGAATTAGATGAAAAAGAATTAGAACTTTTTAAAGGTCGCGTTACTCCAAAAATGACTCATTTTGCTTCTGATGCGATTGTTTTTGTAACCAATAAAACATATAATGACAGTGTTATTGATTACAATAATGTTATTAAAAATTTACAGAGTAAATCTGTCGATGCAGAGGATAAAACAATTTTGGTATTTGATAATATTAATTCAAGTGTATCTTCTGCTTTTAGAAAAGCGGCAAGTGTTACTGAGTTTCCAAAAGATTATGCTTATTATTTGAAAGATACCGATGCTGTAATTGAGTATGTAAGTAAAAATAAAAATGCAATAGGCGTTATTGGTTTAAATTGGTTAGTACAACCAACAGTATCTACTGAAAAGTTGTTAGAAGGAATTAAAGTATTAGCTGTAAAGAATTATGAAGATGGAAAATACTATAAAGCAACTCAAAATAATATTGCAGAAGGTACTTATCCTTTAATTAGAAAAGATTACGTGATTGATATTCAAGGAAAATCGGGATTAGGTGTAGGTTTTGCATCTTATATCGCTGGATACAAGGGACAACGTATTGTTTTGAAATCGGGTTTAGTGCCATTTAAAGTACCACCAAGAGAACTTAACGTTCGTAAAGAAATATAG